The Hippocampus zosterae strain Florida chromosome 2, ASM2543408v3, whole genome shotgun sequence genome contains the following window.
CATTTGCACATGCTCATTTCCctctaaataaaaaatgacaggaGTCACCATGTTCAAGTGAGAAGAAGCCAATATTTCCAGTTTTTCTCCTTCAGTAGAAAGAGTTTCAATCACACATTGTGGTGGCATTAATTGTTAAACATCAGAAAGTAAACACAGATTTTTCAGGCATGCTTGAGCCTCTCAAGACAAGCTAAACGTCAATCACAAACCTTGGAAGTGGATAGTCCAGTTGTTGTGCACAAAACACTGCTGACATCGCAGCATTCCGAAAACCAAACTTGTTCTGTCGTCAATAACAGCGAGACTGTGTCACGTTTGCGATGAAGAGATCAGATACACGTACAGTAGCCTGTGAATCTTACGATTGCATTCTCTCCCCCTCTCAGCTCTGCCCACAGATATTCAACGCCACATGCCTTCAACTATGCCACGCCCTACTCGCCCACAGGCGGCGGTCTTTCCCAGAGGCAACGCTCCACTTCAACGCCAAATGTGCACATGGTTAGCACAACACTGCCTGTAGACAGCAGTATGATTGAGGTAACTACACACAACGGGGGACTCTTGGTGTACCGCTAGGATCAGTCACCGTCCCCTAAAAATATTTGACTCCGATACAGATCTTGGGCATTGCGACGATCCTCCTGCCTTTGATTTTTCTAATGATGCGTTTCTGTCTTAAGTTGCCTGGGCAAGGCTAATCCCTAACTCCTCCTCCCTTGTCCCAGTTTCCCCTTTTACACCTCCACAGTTTTCCTGCAAATATTTAATTATTCTCTTCAGTTTTATACCTGACATTACTCTTTTCATTCCTGTTGTCTTTTACTCATTTCCTTCCCTGTGttccttttcattttccttGCTGCCCTCACTGATTTTGTCATCCCCTGTTGGGGAGTAGCTAGACTGCCTGAATACCTTCCCCACCTCCTGGTGCCATAGATTCTGGCTGAAGAGGAAAGTAGGTATTGTCCACTTCTCCCAGTCTTTTGTTGCAACCTCATCTGAGAGTCCAGAAAAGGTTAGACAGCAGAACGGCGTGTGTTGTGCTGGTCTGTACAGCCTGACCTCCGAACATTCATACCTGCTTTTACATTGCGGCTGTGAAGGTCAGCCTTATGTGATAggttctgtttttgttgtctctCTAGGATGCAATGCGGAATCATGACTCTGGTAAGTTGTTTGTCGCATCACAATGTTTTCCTTCTTTTCGTTGGGTGTAATTGATGTGAACCTCCCGACAGCATTCAAAGACTATGCCCGCCTAATTCCCTGTTGTACTTTCTACAGCTGGGAGTTCCCCCAACCAGAGTCCTACTGGCTGGTCCCAGTCCCAAGCCAAAATCCCCGCCCCAGCCCAGCGAGAGAGGGCCACGTCCTTCAACACTCAGGAGAAGAATAAAATTGTAATTTCTTCTTTTGAATGTCTTATTCACTTTGTTATGTGTTTAGTCAGAATTGCACCTTTTTGAATTTTGTCAACATCCAGAGGCCTCGGGAGAAACGTGATTCCAGTTACTACTGGGAGATTGAAGCAAGTGAGGTGTATCTTCAGTCCCGCATTGGTTCAGGCTCCTTTGGAACTGTATACAAAGGGAAATGGCATGGTAGGAATGATGGGGGCAGAAGAGGCAGGGCCCGCTCTAGGGCAGCCACGAATGCTCACATTTTTTCCCTCGTCACTCTGCACGCTGCATCACAGCAAATGCAAAAGTACACAcgtccattttgtttgtttaatcaaCTAGGTGATGTAGCAGTGAAGATTTTGAAGGTTACCAACCCTACTCCAGAGCAGCTGCaggcatttaaaaatgaagtagCTGTCCTAAGGTGAGAAATATGGCTTGAGCTCATTTGCTGCGCCATTTGGTGACTCATCTATTGCAATCTTTGATCTTATCTTGTTTCGCCCATCTCCCCTTGCTCACAGAAAAACCAGACATGTCAACATCCTGTTGTTTATGGGCTACATGACAAAGGACAAACTGGCCATTGTGGCCCAGTGGTGCGAGGGCAGCAGCCTCTACAAACACATTCATGTCCTGGAGACGAACTTCAAGATGATCCAGCTTATAGACATCTCCAGGCAGACGGCTCAGGGCATGGAGTAGGTCATACCAAAAAGCTGTTTGTGTGATTTTTAAAGTCGGCACAACCAATTTCATTCGGCGTATTCCTTTTCAGCTATCTGCATGCAAAGAACATCATTCATCGTGACATGAAGTCCAACAGTATCCTTTTCAACAGCTGCGCATTTGTCTCAAATCTCTGACATGTTGCTCAAGATGTGCATTTTCCCAGCGTTTCAGTGATGAATCCTTGACAGCAAGGAAGACATCTTTTTGCATGAAGGACTGACGGTGAAAATTGGAGACTTTGGTCTTGCAACGGTAAAGGCCAGGTGGAGCGGCTCGCATCAGGTGGAGCAGCCATCTGGCTCTATTCTCTGGATGGTCTGTGAACAAGCGCTCTCATTCGTACAGTAATGGCATGTTTGAAGCATACGCTTGTGACAAGAAATTTGTTGCCTCTTCAAAGGCTCCTGAAGTCATACGGATGCAGGACAACAATCCCTACAGCTTCCAATCAGATGTCTATTCCTATGGAATTGTTCTCTTCGAGCTCATGACAGGAGAGCTTCCGTACGCCCAGATAGCCAACCGAGATCAGGTAGACTCCAGTCATCAACGCATGCTGCGTGTAAAAGGATGCCTCTTGTTCTCGACTGTTACACTTTAGGGAATTTCCACACAGCCGATAACTCTCGGTTCCTGGCCGCGTATTTGGTGCTGAGCCAAAATGGTGAGCTTGTGCTCTGAAAGCACGATTCCCAGGCCTGTTGTTGCTGTGACACGCAAGTCCTCCTCACACCAATCATTTGGGAACCGAGACCACAAAAGTCAAGCTAACCTCGAGGAGGATGATCACAAAAAGTCTAGTCCAACAGTCATGGCGCATCTCTTTCCTCCAGATTTGAAAAGGAGAGAAAAGTGTACAATGAAAATGACTGTATAACACACACGTTTGTCTATTGGCCAGTTATCGCTGCATCTCTTGCCAGGCTTGTCAAATGGTTGCTATATGAATAGATGAAGTTGTCTGTCAAAAACGTTGTGCCCTGTTCCGACTGGGTCCAGGTGTGTCGAGGAGAGAAGATGGTGGAAAAACTCAGACATGCTGTCTGAACGGGTTGTGGTTGTGGCTTTGCGCTACGTAGCCATTGACCTAACTTTAGAATCAGTAACACGACTCTAAGATGTGTGTGGTTTTATGTCCCTTCTCAGGTCACACTGCCTGCCCTGGATCGTGTATGGCTCCCTACGCACAGTACCGACacattgtgttgttattttgtattcaaATTGGAATATCTTGCCCAATGCTCCCATATTTTCTCCTTCCTATGTAATGTTTTCCTACTCAGATGATTTGTTGAGCAAGAATctgcaaacaaaaatacaatccaAAACATCTTTATTGATATGATATTAAATCagacatggcaggctgatagtAAAAAAATAGGATCTTGTGAACAAACAATTTTGCCGGAGTCATACAGTTGTGGCAGTGTAACAACTAAGAATGATATGGTAGAAATAGTGGGTGCTAGAATGAAGGGCCCCATCTAGGCCCCGGCCAGCTTGTCCTTTGACCTGCTGGGCGATGTGTGCATTCTTGTATGGGTGAACCACATCGTCTCAAAAtggtatttctgtttttttttttttaaataaatatcacaatatcaatattgccatccatccatccatccatcatctaccgcttatccggggccgggtcgcgggggcgacatctttagcagggaagcccagactt
Protein-coding sequences here:
- the raf1a gene encoding raf-1 proto-oncogene, serine/threonine kinase a isoform X1 — protein: MEHLQGAWKTLSNGFGMKDSAFEGPCLSPTMVQGFPCQRRSSDDSKIPDSKTSSTIRVYLPNQQRTVVNVRPGMTLQSCLIKALMVRGLQPQCCAVFRLHPGQRSKKLRMDWNTDSTSLIGEELLVEVLDHVPLTTHNFVRKTYLKLAFCDICQKFLLNGFRCQTCGYKFHEHCSTKVPTMCVDWSNIRQLLLCPTPGESGAPSLPPLTSRRMRESLTRFPSSAHRYSTPHAFNYATPYSPTGGGLSQRQRSTSTPNVHMVSTTLPVDSSMIELDCLNTFPTSWCHRFWLKRKVGIVHFSQSFVATSSESPEKDAMRNHDSAGSSPNQSPTGWSQSQAKIPAPAQRERATSFNTQEKNKIRPREKRDSSYYWEIEASEVYLQSRIGSGSFGTVYKGKWHGDVAVKILKVTNPTPEQLQAFKNEVAVLRKTRHVNILLFMGYMTKDKLAIVAQWCEGSSLYKHIHVLETNFKMIQLIDISRQTAQGMDYLHAKNIIHRDMKSNNIFLHEGLTVKIGDFGLATVKARWSGSHQVEQPSGSILWMAPEVIRMQDNNPYSFQSDVYSYGIVLFELMTGELPYAQIANRDQIIFMVGRGYLSPDLSKLYKNCPKAMKRLVADCIKKSKEERPLFPQILSSIELLQHALPKINHSASEPSLHRASHTEDINTCTLTSTRLPVF
- the raf1a gene encoding raf-1 proto-oncogene, serine/threonine kinase a isoform X2 codes for the protein MEHLQGAWKTLSNGFGMKDSAFEGPCLSPTMVQGFPCQRRSSDDSKIPDSKTSSTIRVYLPNQQRTVVNVRPGMTLQSCLIKALMVRGLQPQCCAVFRLHPGQRSKKLRMDWNTDSTSLIGEELLVEVLDHVPLTTHNFVRKTYLKLAFCDICQKFLLNGFRCQTCGYKFHEHCSTKVPTMCVDWSNIRQLLLCPTPGESGAPSLPPLTSRRMRESLTRFPSSAHRYSTPHAFNYATPYSPTGGGLSQRQRSTSTPNVHMVSTTLPVDSSMIEDAMRNHDSAGSSPNQSPTGWSQSQAKIPAPAQRERATSFNTQEKNKIRPREKRDSSYYWEIEASEVYLQSRIGSGSFGTVYKGKWHGDVAVKILKVTNPTPEQLQAFKNEVAVLRKTRHVNILLFMGYMTKDKLAIVAQWCEGSSLYKHIHVLETNFKMIQLIDISRQTAQGMDYLHAKNIIHRDMKSNNIFLHEGLTVKIGDFGLATVKARWSGSHQVEQPSGSILWMAPEVIRMQDNNPYSFQSDVYSYGIVLFELMTGELPYAQIANRDQIIFMVGRGYLSPDLSKLYKNCPKAMKRLVADCIKKSKEERPLFPQILSSIELLQHALPKINHSASEPSLHRASHTEDINTCTLTSTRLPVF